In Macrobrachium rosenbergii isolate ZJJX-2024 chromosome 49, ASM4041242v1, whole genome shotgun sequence, the following are encoded in one genomic region:
- the LOC136832226 gene encoding beta-1,3-galactosyltransferase 5-like, with protein sequence MRRSTIRITYSLGLLFGLILPLSWMIAEYLERTSLSERSSRYNNKSENKTQGNKVYLPRKTGGVDIVQFDFQAAFVREENEVENKFPEENSDAFPHKHKLRYLIEEPNLCDESPDLHIISYVHSAVHKKENRQLVRNTWGNMKYYPQVRMKVIFVFGAAATKEEQKIISEESEKYHDIIQTDFVDTYKNLSYKGVSALQWVSQHCMHPKWILKSDDDMIINIFALVDYLKAYTEAEAKQNSVPDKIVCAVWWGMPVLRGKGCAKWCVTEEEWKENTYPAYCSGSAFVIPTHRAPDLYHAYYHAPFLWVDDAYISGVLAKQAGVQHKPVHSLYELNHFLIEKNMVQGNRIFCHHPGVASMREKWWPKIVSKEVHS encoded by the exons GCACAATCAGAATCACCTACTCCCTGGGACTACTTTTCGGCTTAATCCTTCCGCTATCGTGGATGATTGCAGAATACCTTGAGCGTACCTCCCTCAGTGAAAGATCTTCCCGATACAATAACAAAAGCGAAAACAAGACCCAGGGAAATAAAGTGTATCTACCTCGCAAAACTGGTGGAGTAGACATCGTTCAGTTTGATTTCCAG GCGGCTTTTGTGAGAGAGGAAAATGAGGTCGAGAATAAATTTCCGGAAGAAAACAGCGATGCTTTCCCTCACAAACACAAGCTCCG GTATCTGATAGAGGAGCCGAACTTGTGCGACGAAAGCCCTGATTTGCACATCATCTCTTACGTTCATTCGGCtgtacataaaaaggaaaatcgcCAGTTGGTACGTAATACTTGGGGCAACATGAA GTACTACCCTCAAGTCCGCATGAAGGTCATATTCGTGTTTGGCGCTGCGGCTACGAAGGAAGAACAGAAGATTATCAGCGAGGAGAGTGAGAAATACCACGACATCATTCAGACGGACTTTGTAGATACCTACAAGAATCTTTCTTACAAG GGCGTGTCTGCTCTGCAGTGGGTGTCCCAGCACTGCATGCATCCCAAGTGGATCCTGAAGAGCGACGACGACATGATCATCAACATCTTCGCGTTGGTAGACTACCTGAAAGCCTACACCGAGGCGGAAGCCAAGCAAAACTCAGTCCCAGACAAGATCGTGTGCGCCGTCTGGTGGGGGATGCCCGTCCTGAGAGGCAAGGGCTGCGCCAAGTGGTGCGTCACCGAAGAGGAGTGGAAAGAGAACACGTACCCGGCGTATTGCTCCGGCAGCGCCTTCGTCATCCCGACGCACCGAGCTCCGGACCTCTACCACGCCTACTACCACGCCCCGTTCCTGTGGGTGGACGACGCTTACATCTCAGGGGTGCTGGCGAAACAAGCCGGGGTCCAGCACAAACCCGTCCATTCTCTGTACGAGCTCAATCACTTCCTTATCGAGAAGAACATGGTCCAGGGAAACAGGATCTTCTGCCACCACCCGGGAGTGGCTTCGATGAGAGAGAAGTGGTGGCCCAAAATCGTGTCAAAGGAAGTTCACAGTTGA